GGCAGGCCGAGCCGGCGGGCCAAGGTGAGCTCCTGGGCGATGAGCGTCCGGCTGCGGTCAAGGCCATGGTCCTGAAGCTCCAAGTAGAATCGGCCGGGGAAGATCTCGCTCAAGCGCCCGGCGGCGTGGGCCGCCTCGTCCACGCGGCCCTGAAGGAGGAGCTTTTGCACCTCGCCCGACTCGCAGGCGGACAGGGCGACCAGCCCGTCCGCGTGCTCCGCCAGGAGCGGGAGNNNNNNNNNNNNNNNNNNNNNNNNNNNNNNNNNNNNNNNNNNNNNNNNNNNNNNNNNNNNNNNNNNNNNNNNNNNNNNNNNNNNNNNNNNNNNNNNCCCGACTCGCAGGCGGACAGGGCGACCAGCCCGTCCGCGTGCTCCGCCAGGAGCGGGGGGTCCACCCGCGGCTTGTAGTAGAACCCCTCGGTGTGGGCGCGGTTCACCAGCACAAGCAAGTTCTGCCACCCGGTGGCGTCCATGGCCAAGACCACGAGGTGGTACGGAGAGCGGCCGAGCGCGGTTTCCCGCGAGTGGCGCGAATCCGGGGCCACGTAGAGCTCGCAGCCAAGGAGCGGTTTGATCCCGGCGTCTAAGCAGGCCCGGTAGAACTTGATGGCCCCCGAGAGCACCCCGTGGTCGGTGAGGGCGAGGGCGGGCATCCCCAGCCGTTTGGCCTGAGCCACCAGCTCCCGCACCCGGCACGTGGCGTCGAGCAGGGAGTACTCCGAGTGCACGTGCAGGTGCACGAAGGCCATGCTACCTCCGGAGGACGACCACCCGCTCCTCGTTGGGGAACCCCCACTGGAGCTGCTTTCGCGCCTCCCGCTCCACCACCTCGGGCCGCGTGGCCACCGCCAGCTCCTGCTGCAACCGGGCGATCTGCTGGCTCAGCCGCTCCACATCTGTCCGCAGCGCCTGGAGCTCGGCTGCAGTCCGCTCGATGGCCACCCATCGGCTTCCGAACAACCAGCCCAGCCCGCCGATGAGGAGCAGCACCCCCATCGCCGGCAGGAGCCAGCTACGCCTCGTACCACGGCCAGGACGCCATTGGCGGTTCATACGCCTCCTCGATCCTGAGAAGCTCGTTGTACTTGGCCACCCGCTCCGAGCGGGATAGCGACCCCGTCTTGATCTGGCCGCACCCGGTGCCCACGGCGAGGTGGGCGATGGACACGTCCTCCGTCTCCCCGGACCGGTGGGACACCACCTGGGCGTAGCCCGCCCCGTGGGCCATGTCCATCGTGTCCAGCGTTTCGGTCACCGTGCCGATCTGGTTGAGCTTGATGAGGATGGCGTTGGCCACCTCCTGGCGGATGCC
The DNA window shown above is from Candidatus Acetothermia bacterium and carries:
- a CDS encoding PHP domain-containing protein — encoded protein: MAFVHLHVHSEYSLLDATCRVRELVAQAKRLGMPALALTDHGVLSGAIKFYRACLDAGIKPLLGCELYVAPDSRHSRETALGRSPYHLVVLAMDATGWQNLLVLVNRAHTEGFYYKPRVDPPLLAEHADGLVALSACESG
- a CDS encoding septum formation initiator family protein; translated protein: MGVLLLIGGLGWLFGSRWVAIERTAAELQALRTDVERLSQQIARLQQELAVATRPEVVEREARKQLQWGFPNEERVVVLRR